Proteins from a single region of Primulina tabacum isolate GXHZ01 chromosome 5, ASM2559414v2, whole genome shotgun sequence:
- the LOC142547660 gene encoding putative folate-biopterin transporter 9, chloroplastic: MAPALVLSADQFFPINSCTQSHLKLPILFPLKSKINCSSHQKNPKKCLSWYKRSKAHVVNPCIITPDEQLPQISIKPAKDQVFRKKSGFFEKGSQEMLVLCGFGYYMNGFRGFPWLALNFHMAYNLNMDPAVLQIVQNCGNLPMVAKPLYGILSDALYIGGARRIPYVSIGVLLQALSWGSLALIPIASVACPALLAFVLLSNLGASISEVAKDALVAEYGHANKMPGLQSYAVMASSIGGILGNLFGGFFLLKTQQTKSMFLAFAALLAFQLTLSLKTSEESLNLPHMSNNDLVKKSIRQSIKKQYSDLMVAIKEESIFRPLFWVVSSILLVPILSGSLFCYQTHCLNLDPSIIGMSKVTGQLILLSLTLLYDRFGKNISLRKVAGIVQVLYASTLLLDLILVKQINLQIGIPNEVFALCFSGLAETVAQFKLLPFYVLIASLAPPGCEGSLMSFLASSLCLSSTASGFLGVGLASFLGISSGDYTLLPLGIVVQFFLALLPLRWIEYVPVSRNIPETYKKVGRSKRTRRNRRVGRVLYDFLYSYRRERESDMQR, encoded by the exons ATGGCTCCTGCGTTGGTTTTGAGCGCCGACCAATTTTTTCCCATCAATTCATGTACCCAAAGCCATTTGAAACTTCCTATTTTGTTTCCATTAAAATCCAAGATTAATTGTTCCTCCCACCAGAAGAATCCCAAGAAGTGCTTGAGTTGGTACAAAAGGAGCAAAGCCCATGTGGTGAATCCATGTATCATAACCCCAGATGAACAATTACCCCAAATCAGTATCAAACCGGCGAAGGATCAAGTGTTTAGGAAAAAGAGTGGATTTTTTGAGAAGGGCAGTCAAGAAATGCTGGTTTTATGTGGATTTGGTTACTATATGAATGGTTTCAGGGGATTTCCTTGGTTGGCACTTAATTTTCATATGGCATACAATCTGAACATGGATCCAGCTGTGTTGCAGATTGTGCAGAATTGTGGTAATTTGCCTATGGTGGCTAAGCCTTTGTATGGGATCTTGTCTGATGCTCTTTATATTGGCGGTGCTCGTAGGATTCCTTATGTTTCCATTGGAG TTCTTTTGCAGGCTTTATCCTGGGGATCGCTGGCATTAATCCCAATAGCTAGTGTAGCTTGTCCAGCTTTACTAGCGTTTGTTCTATTAAGCAATCTTGGAGCATCCATTTCGGAAGTTGCGAAAGATGCCCTTGTTGCTGAATATGGTCATGCAAACAAAATGCCTGGCCTCCAATCTTACGCCGTCATGGCCTCGTCCATTGGTGGGATTTTAGGGAACCTTTTTGGTGgatttttcttgctaaaaacACAGCAAACGAAGTCAATGTTCCTAGCATTTGCCGCCTTACTCGCATTTCAATTGACATTATCTCTAAAAACGAGCGAGGAATCCCTTAATTTACCCCATATGTCAAATAATGATCTTGTGAAAAAATCAATACGACAGAGCATCAAGAAACAATATTCTGATCTTATGGTGGCTATTAAAGAAGAGAGCATCTTCCGACCTCTGTTTTGGGTCGTATCATCTATTCTGCTGGTACCGATTCTTTCAGGCTCATTATTTTGCTACCAAACACACTGTCTGAATCTTGACCCTTCCATCATCGGAATGTCAAAAGTAACCGGCCAGTTGATACTTCTTTCTTTAACATTGCTATATGACCGGTTTGGTAAGAATATTTCTCTTAGAAAGGTTGCTGGTATCGTGCAAGTTTTGTACGCTTCCACCCTTCTCCTTGATCTTATACTGGTGAAGCAGATAAATCTTCAAATCGGCATCCCAAATGAGGTGTTTGCTCTTTGTTTTTCGGGGTTGGCAGAAACTGTCGCACAGTTTAAGCTCTTGCCATTCTATGTGCTCATTGCTAGTTTGGCTCCACCGGGTTGTGAAGGATCTTTAATGTCCTTTTTAGCATCTTCCTTGTGCCTTTCGTCCACCGCTAGTGGATTCTTGGGGGTTGGATTGGCTAGTTTTCTTGGAATATCGTCTGGGGATTACACTCTCCTGCCTTTAGGAATTGTTGTACAGTTTTTTCTTGCTTTACTGCCCCTACGTTGGATTGAATATGTTCCCGTGTCGCGAAATATTCCTGAAACGTATAAGAAGGTGGGGAGAAGTAAGAGGACTCGAAGAAACCGACGGGTTGGGAGGGtcttatatgattttttatattCTTATCGCAGAGAGAGGGAGTCGGATATGCAGAGATGA